The window ATTAAACCAGTGGAAGGTATAAGTGTTTGTAACGTAAAAAATAATCTTAGATGTTTCCTCTTTGGTTTTTATGATACTTCAACAGCTTGTTTTAAAATGCATTGTATTGTCTCTTTTTGGTAGTCTCAATGCTAGACCAGGCTACTTGACTGCCTCTGTCAATATTTTGTCCTATCCTTGTTTGCTTGACTACATTATCATTAGGTTTCTCCAGAAGACtccagttttttttatttataaatctaCAGTTTGAGAACCAAATTTCTGCGAACTTGTAGGAGCTCAATGGACAGGGATAGTAACAACCATAGCAGTTGAAATGCTTAAATCAGGCATGGTCGAGGCTGTTGTTTGTGTGCAGAGGTAACTCTGAGGTTTTCTTGAAGCTATGTAATACTCCTCATCTTCATTTCGTGTTTTTCCAATGCCATTTTTGTGGTGAACTTTGCATTGTTCTGTCATATTGTAGTGATCCAGAGGACAGACTCAGTCCAAGGCCTATTTTAGCAAGGTTTGTCTAGTTTATTTACTGATCTTTGGTAGCTTTGCTAATAATATTCTGGAAACTGTATTGACAAATAGCCTCTCCTTCGGTTCAATCTTCCCGATTTGCTACTATAATTATTCTTGCCTTTGTAATAGGACACCAGAAGAAGTCCTAGCAGCCAGAGGAGTAAAGCCAACGTTGTCTCCCAACTTGAATACCCTTGCTCTAGTTGAggtgcttttctttttccattattAAGATGGAGAGAAACCCAGTTTATGCTTCTCTTTATTGTAGGCGGCTTTCTCTTGAGGGAGTTCACGTCATTTTTATTAGACTGAACTGATGTTAAATTCCAAGCTGGTAATCAAATAAGATGCTTAAACTGCCAGGATGGGTTTTATATCAACTTGTTAAAGGTCACATGAAAAGAGGGGTACCTGCATTAGCACCCATAATTGTACTAGAAGTCAAATGCTACTATAGTATATTTAATGAGatgtatcaattttttttaaacaggCTGCAGGAGTCAAACGTCTTCTTTTCTGTGGTGTGGGCTGCCAAGTGCAAggtaattcttttattttagttggtgGATTTGTTAAAAATACCTGTTTGTTGGTATATTATGGTACTCCCATATTTTGGGAATCAAGACAATTTTGTATTCAATGTGTTTTCTGGGTGCATAAAGATCCTTAGTTCGTTTCGCTATTGTGACTTCTACAACTGTAATGCAGAATGATATCTTAAACTGCAGCATTAAGATCTGTGGAGCAGCATTTAAATCTGGAGAAGCTTTATGTACTGGGCACTAATTGTGGTAACtttgcaattttatttttcatataagaATTTCTGTTTGTTATGGCATGCTACTCTTACTACTTTTAGATGTCtgtaagtttttaattttttttctgtttcattTCAACAGTGGATAATGGAACTCGAGAAGGACTGGATAAATTTCTCAAGGCAGCAAGTACAGAACCAGAGACAGTTCTTCATTACGAGTTCATGCAAGATTACAAGGTTTGTTTTGGTACTCTCTCTAGTCCTTGACACACACACTTATATGCTGAGAAATATTGTTCATCTTATGTGGATCTCTTGAGGCTCTAGATATCATCTCAGTGGCTTAGGTATAAGATTTAGGTTAACACTTAGGCTTCATGTCAATATCTGAAGTTGTAATTGTTagaattatgatattttcacattttaattttctatgcTCGACATTTGAATCCAATTTTAATTCGCTCTATATGAGCTAGATGAAAGTTAGGTGCCAACTTGCCAATTCAAGCACGAGTTAGTAGATAAGGCACATCACACGTATTATCTTTCTTAGGATCCTCCTGTGTTCCTTTTTGATTTTGCAATGATATGTTCCTTAGCCTTGTAAGGCCGATACCAAATAATGCAATATTCCCCTTTATAACTTGTGTGTTCATTTACATATTGGTTTACTGACTCCATGAAAGCTCGTTGGTTCAGTAGgaaaatatgtttcttttgtgcaactttgccttgagtttcaatttttagcCTTAGTGGCATTTCTTCTCAGCCAAGTTCTTGTTGCTTCAATAGGTGCATCTCAAGCATTTGGATGGTCATATTGAAGAGGTAATTAAGTCTCTGCAGCTTTATTGTTCATGAACATCTTCCTTGTGGTGCCTCATCGAGTTAACCTTACTGAAACAGGTTCCATACTTTTGTCTACCTGCAAATGACTTGGTCGATGTTATTGCTCCATCTTGCTACAGGtattttttctcattgtttCCCATTTCATTTGGTGGGCATTTTGCATATTTGATCTCTCGTCAGGAAAGAGTTCCACAGATATGCAGATGCTGAGAATTGagtatttgtattttcaatttcgTGTTTTAAAGTCTGGTTTGATGCAAAAGGGAGTCGCATTGCAAATGCATGCTTACCTGtgttttaaatcaaatgtAGTCATTAAGGAATCATTCTTAAACACTTAAACCAAGATGCAATCATGAcaggaaaaagataaaaagtgaACTAAAGATGTTGAACAAGGGAAAAAAGATTTGtatcaacaaaaattttaaaatttgaacgTAATTGGTTGCAAATTCGAAAGTGAGAACTGATAAGAAACttcataaaaataaggaagtGGACAAAAAGGGAGGAGAAAGCTTGAACCCAAGCTGTAGGAAGTTGTGGAATAAAATTTCCATGGGGGGCCGAAACAGAAAAGATGTGATCTTTACGACATGAAAATATGTTCCTTcactcaatttttaattttcttttttcatttgaaaaaatctaaaagaaagtTATAATAGGGTTAAGCTAAAATAGTAGCTTTGTTTCAGAAGTGTGTCCAGGCAGTTTGAATGTCTTGGAGGGGAGTTGTCCAACTAAAAGATGAGAGGATCAATCTCTCTTCATAATTCATTAAATTGTATATTATGTTctcttgttttaaaaaaaaattacatactGCACAAGAGAAAAGTATATGTATTAACAGGGAGAAACAATTAGATATAAGTAGaaaattgtatattatatttgatcctctttttaacaaataattttgtgaaggaaaaacaaaacaaatacgACGCTAAAAATTTGCATCATGTTATAAGAAACTTTTCCTAGTGATGTCTTATCTTCACTCTTTCCAAGTTGTTAACTACTTGAGTTTTGGTTTGCATTGCAGCTGTTTTGATTATACAAATGCTCTAGCGGTCAGTATTTCTACTCATCCAACTTAATATGGATGTCATGTAATTTTCTACTTATATCTAATTGTTTCTCCTCCTTTAAATAGCGAGGGGTGCAATATATTTGGACTTATGATAGCAACacattgttgttattttgtcacggtttttgtttgaaagcagtttgatatttttctatctaaTTCTATACTGGTTGTCCATTTGTAGATATAGGTAAAAATACACTGTAGAATGTATGCCCAACAATTTGAGATTCAAAGCTTATTTCTGTGAAACTTGGGCCAattgataatatttgtttagtcattaaaaaagaaaaaatttgaaattgatctTCCAAAATTATTTCCAGCGGCAAACTCAGGCCAATTTAGAATGTCTGCCAAACAATTTGAGATTCAACTTAATTGATAAATGATAGCTTAAGGCAAATGGTGGTACACTCTTGGCCAGACATAAACACTATTTTATGGGGATCTTGCGTGTGTGTTTTTCCCGTCAAAATTATTCCAGGCCGGGTTCCACTGTATCCAACAAGACCTAGAAAGAGCTACTAAATCATTTTCCATGAAGAAGTTCCCTGACCTGAAAGATTTAAGTTTATTCTAGTTTGATCTAGAGGTTGATGTCTCGTGGATacattgaatttgaaatgttaaaaaatttgtttttttccaaaaCGAATTGAAGTGGCTAGTCTTTCTTGAGATGTGTATGTTTTCAGATGCATCTTAAcaattaacttcttttttacatTTGCTACTATGAAGCTGCTCAGGCACAAACGAAATACTGTTTAACTCATCTTTGATTAATGGTGTAAAATTTTCAGGATCTGGTTGTTGGTTACATGGGTGTGCCAAAATATTCTGGAATCAGCATGACCCAACATCCACAGTATATTACTGTTAGGTAATATTGGTTCTTTCTGTACTTTCCATGACCGGCCATGTTACTAGAGACTATTTTGTGTTAGTATTAGTTGCCAttttaacatttcatttttgttgtttccttAATATTGTAGAAATGAGCGTGGTAGAGAGATGCTGGGTTTAGTAGAACAGTACCTAGAAATTACTCCAACGATTAGCAACGTAAGTTTCTTGCCATTCTCATATCTTCTTTAATAAGAAGCATAGAATATATTACTAAGAAAGTAAGACTAATATTCTTTGCTCAGGGTAACCGAAGACCTTTAGTTATGGAGACTGTGAAGGCAGATGACGATGCTAAGCTTGGTATGTATGGCAACATCTTCAATCTCTCAATCATCAATTCTAATCTTGTACTCTATTTTTTGTCTGTTcggatttatttttaaatcaaatttcattcaaatgtATTGTGTCACAATATACCATTTAATCTATATGGAGCCTCTTTGCAATTATATTGATAACTTTTCCTCCTGTGATGACCAGTACTTCCCAATCCTTAATTACTTTCATTCCGGAGATAGTCAGATTATGTTACTTGTCGTCTCTTTAAAATCATGGAAAAGTAGCATTTCCAAGCTTTGTTCTACGACTTTGATTTGTATACTTGTGTTCTTACTCTCAGGAAAAGGTCCTTCACAGCCTGCTCCAAAATTCATTGGGAACATCATAGCCTTCTTTCTGAACTTGgtaaaaaatttctttgctaaaaaatcattgttgtgtaaataaaaaataaaacactaaTTAACTTCTAGATATATAAGTGTTCATTGATCTATGATTCACTTAATAAAGTATATGTAAAAACTTCATTATCTTGGTTTTTCTTCTATAGATTGGCCCAAAAGGTCTGGAGTTCGCTCGTTATTCACTGGATTACCATACCATCCGAAACCATTTATATGTCTCCCGAATATGGGGAAAACAAAGGTAAACTGGATTAAGCTGTGTATGGACTCTTTTATTCTTGTTTCCTTGTCCTCGTTTTAATGATGATTTATGGACTGCAGAGCTGATAAACATGAACCCACATACGCTAAAAAGATAGTGGATTTGTACAACCAGAAGGGTGAAATTGATCGCATACTTTCCAACACGAAGTAATCATACTGTTCAGTGACCAATGGCGCTTGCTCTTATATTACTGGttcttttgcttttcattGCACAAACTCTGAAGTCACAAAGTGATCATGAAATGATTTCTTGGAACTTCAAGATTCTTGCTACCAAATCTTGGTTCCACTATTGTGTTATTTCAATCCCTGAATCATCCACCTCTTTCTATGGGTGATTTGTTGAATTTCTTTGGACTGTAAGAGACGTTACAAGTAGTTTTTCCAGGATTAGGCTACAAAATGTAGTAATGAACATTTGTACCAATTTTAATACATGTTTTGGAAGATGGAAGGACTTTCTTTTCatagaatttcattttgataacGTGAtgcaatcttttttttctttttttttttggacatGCTCAATTTGAATTGCTCGACAATTCTGAATGATGGTCATTATACtacatgaaataaattaaaagattattgTTCGACGAAAATTTACAAGGGTTCTGTAGGAAAAAAACATGGGAGGGAAAGAATCTCTACTAATTCAATATCTGTCACTTTCATTTACGGCAACAAAACACTGTTCATAAAtgtcaaatcaaaataaagatGCATATGAAGGATATACCATGGTTTCTAAACCTAGTGAGTATTTCCTCTGACTAGTGGTAAATTTGTCACTTACCATCATAGTCTCAACTGAGTTGATTAATCATTTATAACATGAAGGGATGGGCTTTTGATGAAGAACTAGGAAAATTTTATGGGTATTTACTACCCCAtgtgttttcttctctttgatGTCTCAGTAAGAGGTTGCATGGTTTTATGAGAACATTGGAAACTCTAGTGGGATTTTTGACAAAGACTGCAGGTTTGGACTTCCATGTTGTAGGTGCTTCATGTATTGCAATAATCTAGAACATTAATGTCTACTTG of the Cucumis sativus cultivar 9930 chromosome 3, Cucumber_9930_V3, whole genome shotgun sequence genome contains:
- the LOC101208123 gene encoding 7-hydroxymethyl chlorophyll a reductase, chloroplastic: MHAIANLCSLPLSLPILCSSSSSSPNGKEPKQVKLRDDWRQRSRPIPPGGTYPAKEQCSRCGLCDTYYIAHVKDACAFLGDGMSRIEEMEPVVHGRGRKTDTLDETYFGVHEKLLYARKIKPVEGAQWTGIVTTIAVEMLKSGMVEAVVCVQSDPEDRLSPRPILARTPEEVLAARGVKPTLSPNLNTLALVEAAGVKRLLFCGVGCQVQALRSVEQHLNLEKLYVLGTNCVDNGTREGLDKFLKAASTEPETVLHYEFMQDYKVHLKHLDGHIEEVPYFCLPANDLVDVIAPSCYSCFDYTNALADLVVGYMGVPKYSGISMTQHPQYITVRNERGREMLGLVEQYLEITPTISNGNRRPLVMETVKADDDAKLGKGPSQPAPKFIGNIIAFFLNLIGPKGLEFARYSLDYHTIRNHLYVSRIWGKQRADKHEPTYAKKIVDLYNQKGEIDRILSNTK